One segment of Dolichospermum sp. DET69 DNA contains the following:
- a CDS encoding Uma2 family endonuclease yields the protein MNAVTLQIPKSLKFTDDEFVEIVAANKDLRLELSHQGELIVMSPTGGETGNRNFEMCLDLGYWNRKNGLGKAFDSSTGFKLPNGATRSPDVSWVKIERWNALTQEQRKKFLPLCPDFVIELVSESDNLADTQAKMREFIANGLRLGWLINPKTKQVEIYRQNQEMEVLQSPTNLSGEDVLPGFILDLQPIFL from the coding sequence ATGAATGCTGTAACTTTACAAATACCAAAATCATTAAAATTCACAGACGATGAATTTGTGGAAATAGTCGCTGCTAATAAAGATTTACGTTTAGAATTATCACATCAAGGAGAATTAATTGTTATGTCACCAACGGGAGGAGAAACAGGAAATCGTAATTTTGAAATGTGTCTTGATTTAGGGTATTGGAATCGCAAAAATGGCTTAGGAAAAGCTTTTGATTCTTCTACGGGTTTTAAATTACCTAATGGTGCTACCCGTTCCCCAGATGTGTCTTGGGTAAAAATAGAAAGATGGAATGCACTGACACAAGAACAAAGAAAAAAGTTTTTGCCCTTATGTCCTGATTTTGTGATTGAGTTAGTTTCTGAAAGTGATAATTTAGCAGATACTCAAGCAAAAATGCGGGAATTTATAGCCAATGGTTTACGTTTAGGGTGGTTAATTAATCCTAAAACCAAACAAGTAGAAATTTATCGTCAAAATCAAGAAATGGAAGTTTTACAATCTCCTACAAATTTATCTGGAGAAGATGTATTACCAGGTTTTATTTTAGATTTACAGCCGATTTTTCTTTAA
- a CDS encoding Uma2 family endonuclease has protein sequence MLETVLVVPSIKLPPTQAELPCDDGIPMETQRHKLQMDILIDTIQPWLDQRADGYVGGNMFVYYSLAQLKNQDFRGPDFFAVLDVPKTERLSWVVWEEGKPPDVVIELLSESTASNDKSAKKLIYQNQMRVSEYFWYDPFNPNDFAGFDLNSGAYQQIALNDKNHLISKVLDLALVRWQGNYRGVDATWLRWATLDGDLFPTSGEMVEIAQQRAEQAELQLRQVAINLSQNGMSVEQVAQLTNLDILEVERLIN, from the coding sequence ATGTTAGAAACTGTTTTGGTTGTACCTAGTATTAAATTGCCACCCACTCAGGCAGAACTTCCTTGTGATGATGGTATCCCGATGGAGACACAAAGACATAAATTACAAATGGATATTTTAATTGATACCATTCAGCCTTGGCTAGATCAAAGGGCTGATGGGTATGTAGGTGGCAATATGTTTGTATACTACAGTTTAGCACAATTAAAAAATCAAGATTTTCGAGGTCCAGATTTCTTTGCTGTTTTGGATGTGCCGAAAACAGAACGATTATCTTGGGTAGTTTGGGAAGAAGGAAAACCACCAGATGTAGTAATTGAATTACTTTCAGAAAGCACAGCTAGTAATGATAAAAGTGCGAAAAAATTGATTTATCAAAATCAAATGCGGGTTTCTGAATATTTCTGGTATGACCCTTTTAACCCCAATGATTTTGCAGGTTTTGATCTGAATAGTGGTGCATATCAACAGATTGCTTTAAATGATAAAAATCACCTGATAAGTAAAGTTCTAGATTTAGCTTTGGTGCGTTGGCAGGGTAATTATAGAGGTGTTGATGCCACTTGGTTACGTTGGGCAACTTTAGATGGTGATTTATTTCCCACATCTGGGGAAATGGTAGAAATTGCACAACAACGTGCAGAACAGGCTGAATTGCAATTAAGACAAGTTGCTATTAATTTGTCACAGAATGGAATGTCTGTAGAACAAGTGGCACAATTGACAAATTTAGATATTTTGGAGGTAGAAAGATTGATTAATTAA
- a CDS encoding TRAP transporter small permease subunit, with translation MRNSKRFAFISRLLKFSQSIDNFADKLGWLSNWLVLLTIGVGFFNVVARYMGRFIGVQLSSNGLLELQWYLFSLTFLFGFVYILRHGENVRVDFLYTNMSEKKRALIDFVGTVLFLIPFCLIGIWVTFNPVLQSWGRLTDGSWGTWEISSDANGLPRAPIKTMVPVALFFLLLQSISQTIKYLAVLLGYQQVAEQIRLETSENINIE, from the coding sequence ATGCGTAACTCAAAAAGATTTGCTTTCATTAGTAGACTGTTAAAGTTTTCGCAGTCTATTGACAATTTTGCTGATAAATTGGGATGGTTATCCAATTGGCTGGTTTTACTGACAATTGGAGTCGGTTTCTTTAACGTTGTTGCCCGTTATATGGGTCGCTTCATTGGTGTACAATTATCTTCTAATGGCTTATTAGAACTGCAATGGTATTTATTTTCTCTAACTTTCTTATTCGGCTTTGTTTATATTTTACGTCATGGAGAAAATGTGCGTGTTGATTTTCTCTATACTAATATGAGTGAAAAAAAACGCGCCTTAATTGATTTTGTTGGCACAGTTTTATTTTTAATTCCCTTTTGTTTAATTGGCATTTGGGTAACATTCAACCCGGTTTTACAATCTTGGGGAAGGTTAACTGATGGTAGTTGGGGAACATGGGAAATATCTTCTGACGCGAATGGGTTACCCCGCGCACCCATAAAAACTATGGTTCCTGTGGCCTTATTTTTTCTGCTTTTACAAAGTATTTCTCAAACAATTAAATATTTAGCCGTATTATTAGGCTATCAACAAGTAGCAGAACAAATTCGCTTAGAAACTTCCGAAAATATCAATATTGAATAG
- a CDS encoding TRAP transporter large permease subunit yields MGFEWLAILMFVGFFFILMSGFPVAFSFAGTAIVFGLIGTAVGAFNPARLLLLPNSWFGTMSNFTLLAIPFFVFLGAVLEKSGLAEELLETIGIILSRVRGGLALAVVLVGTVLAATTGVVAATVIVMGMLSLPMMLRYGYDKKLAAGVIIASGTLAQLIPPSLVLVILSDQIGVSVGDLFLGALIPGLMLSGAYILYILGLAFFQPDKVPMIPDDVVIPQGTQLIKQIFKAVVPPIILIFAVLGSIFFGVATPTEAGAVGAVGASILAAFNKRLTPQLIRDAAHSTAVITALVVMILFCSSMFSLVFDALGGKTLITNLLIGLPGGYWGFLIVSNIVIFILGAFLEFIEICFIAMPLFVPAAQALHIDMVWFGVVMAVNLQTAFISPPVGFSLFYLQSVAPKEVSTLDIHKSAIPFIVLQFIVLLIVIAFPQTVRWLIDISAVTGT; encoded by the coding sequence ATGGGTTTTGAATGGTTAGCAATTTTAATGTTTGTCGGCTTTTTCTTTATTCTCATGAGTGGCTTTCCTGTCGCTTTTTCCTTTGCTGGTACAGCCATTGTTTTTGGACTTATTGGTACAGCAGTGGGGGCTTTTAATCCGGCTCGTCTCCTGCTTTTACCTAATAGTTGGTTTGGCACAATGTCGAACTTTACTTTACTAGCTATTCCCTTTTTTGTCTTTCTGGGTGCAGTTTTAGAAAAGTCAGGATTAGCAGAAGAGTTATTAGAAACTATCGGCATTATTCTAAGTCGTGTTCGCGGAGGATTGGCTTTAGCAGTTGTTTTAGTGGGAACTGTTTTAGCCGCCACAACCGGAGTCGTAGCCGCTACAGTAATTGTCATGGGAATGTTATCATTACCCATGATGTTACGCTATGGCTATGATAAAAAATTGGCAGCAGGAGTAATAATTGCTTCCGGAACTTTAGCCCAGTTAATTCCTCCCAGTTTAGTTTTAGTTATTCTTAGTGATCAAATTGGTGTTTCCGTTGGAGATTTATTTTTAGGGGCATTAATTCCCGGATTAATGTTATCTGGTGCTTATATTCTCTATATTTTAGGACTGGCATTTTTTCAACCGGATAAAGTACCAATGATTCCTGATGATGTGGTAATTCCTCAAGGTACTCAATTAATTAAACAAATTTTTAAAGCTGTTGTTCCGCCAATTATTTTAATTTTTGCGGTGTTGGGAAGTATATTCTTTGGTGTAGCTACTCCCACAGAAGCCGGGGCTGTCGGTGCTGTTGGGGCTTCTATTCTCGCAGCGTTTAATAAACGGTTAACACCACAATTAATTCGTGATGCTGCCCATTCTACCGCAGTGATTACCGCTTTAGTGGTGATGATTTTATTCTGTTCTTCGATGTTTAGTTTGGTGTTTGATGCTTTAGGTGGCAAAACTCTGATTACTAATTTATTAATAGGTTTACCCGGAGGATATTGGGGATTTTTAATTGTTAGTAACATTGTGATTTTTATTTTAGGAGCTTTTTTAGAATTTATTGAGATTTGCTTTATTGCTATGCCTTTATTTGTGCCAGCGGCACAGGCTTTACATATTGATATGGTGTGGTTTGGTGTGGTCATGGCAGTGAATTTACAAACGGCGTTTATTTCTCCACCTGTGGGATTTTCTTTGTTTTATTTACAAAGTGTTGCCCCTAAAGAAGTGAGTACATTAGATATTCATAAAAGTGCGATTCCTTTTATAGTTTTACAGTTTATTGTGCTGTTAATTGTAATTGCTTTCCCGCAAACAGTTCGCTGGTTAATTGATATTTCGGCAGTAACTGGAACTTAA